GGGTATCCTCTCAATTAGATCGCGGAGAAACAATATCGGACACAGCAAAGGTTTTATCACGATACGTAGATGCAATCATGATCCGTACAACGGATCATCAACGTCTTCTTGAGTTAGCTAATCATGCTACGGTTCCTGTCATTAACGGTTTGACGGATGAAACTCACCCTTGCCAGATTATGGCGGATATTATGACTCTAGAAGAACATAAAGGAATGTTACAAGATCTAGTCATTGCTTGGACCGGGGATGGCAACAATGTTTTAAATTCACTGATGGAGGCATCGGTTCACTTTGGATACAAACTGCGTGTGGCAACCCCAGAACCCCACAAGCCATCAGAAAATTACCTGAACTCAGCTCGATTAAAAGGAGCCTATATTGAGTATTCGACAGATCCTATCTGGGCTGTAACCAATGCAGATTGTGTGATCACAGATACTTGGGAGTCTATGGGTCGTGAAGGTCAAGAAACTGTCATGGTTGGTCACAATATTTTTGCACCTTATCAAGTTAATGAATCATTAATGGCCAAAGCAAAAAAAGATGCAATTTTTATGCACTGTCTTCCTGCTCATCGTGGTCAAGAAGTCACCGATGCAGTCATGGATGGACCTCAATCAGTCGTCTTTGATGAAGCTGAAAACAGGCTTCATACCCAGAAAGGAATCTTGGTTTGGTGCCTAGATGCTTAATCGAGGCCTCACTAAATCTTTAATACTACATCATCTCAGGATGCGAGTAAAAGGAATCACCGATTGAGACTGCACTCATCTACAGATCTAAAGTAAAGTCTAGAGATTTAGCTTGATCCTTATAAATTCTATCTTGTATTCTGATCGCATTGAGGAAAGTTAATCATGCTCAACACAGTTAACAATGTTCAGGAAAATGAGGACATTGAAGCTGATTCTTCTTCTTCTCAAAAGCTAAGTAAAAAGAACAGAGATACTTTCTGGCCATTACCTCTTTTTATTCTCGTGCCATTGCAATTCCTAATCATATTTTCCATCCTTTACGGTGCCTATATCTTATCAAGCCATATGATCGATAATAAGCCTCGAACCCAAGAAAGACCAGTCTTTAACCCTGTTTATACAGTTGAAACTTATCAAGCACAAAAAGCTGATAATCAGCCAATTATCGTTACATATGGTCAAACGATTGCTGCTAGAAATGTTGATCTGCGTGCACTTGTTTCCGGTGAAATTGTTTCTGTTAATCCACGTTTGAAGGAAGGGGCAAAAATTGCCAAAGGTGAATCGTTAGTTAAGATTGACCGGTTTGATTATGAGGTAGCCTTGGTAGAAGCACAATCAAATCTGAAAGAAACCAAAGCACGTATGACCGAGAGTCAAGCTCACATTTCGTTAGAATATAGTAAACTTAATTCTGCTCGCGAACAATTAGCTTTTGCAGAATTGGACATTGAGCGAGCTAAACA
Above is a genomic segment from Candidatus Endowatersipora endosymbiont of Watersipora subatra containing:
- the argF gene encoding ornithine carbamoyltransferase, which produces MIKHFLDIASIRNKDLKDIIAISHSMKIELKKEDNLRPLEGKILAMIFDKPSTRTRISFDVGMRQLGGKTVVLEGVSSQLDRGETISDTAKVLSRYVDAIMIRTTDHQRLLELANHATVPVINGLTDETHPCQIMADIMTLEEHKGMLQDLVIAWTGDGNNVLNSLMEASVHFGYKLRVATPEPHKPSENYLNSARLKGAYIEYSTDPIWAVTNADCVITDTWESMGREGQETVMVGHNIFAPYQVNESLMAKAKKDAIFMHCLPAHRGQEVTDAVMDGPQSVVFDEAENRLHTQKGILVWCLDA